Part of the Streptomyces antimycoticus genome, GGTGCAGGTAGCTGGTGGAGATGTGGTGCGCGGCGGCAATGCTGCGCGGGGTCAGTTGCGGGTCGTGCAGGTGTTGCTGGACGAAGGCACGGATGCGTAGGACGAGCGCCTGTCGGTGGGTGTCCGGTGGGAGCGCGTTGTCCGAGTCCAGGGTATGGGCAATCAGTGCGGACAACAGGTCGACCACGACAGTCCCGAGCCGGGGTCCATCGGACGGTTGGTACGAATCCGTGCCTCTCGCCAGCTGGGTGAGCAGTTGTGCCAGCAGGGAGCCGAAACCGTCCCGCGCTGACAGCCGCAGCTGGGCCGCCTGGTCTAGCTGGTTCCGGGGCAGTGGCAGCAGTGCTTTGGGGACCTCCAGCCCAATTCCCGTGTGCAGGCTGGCGTCGTCACCCCCGTGGATGTCGACGGGCCGCGAGGTGTCGACGACGCACAGGTTGTCCGGGCCGTACACGGCCTCCTCCTTACCCCGGACGGCGCGCAGCGCCCCGCTCAAAGGCAGCGAGATGTGCAGCCCTTCGGGATCGGACTGCCGGATCAGTTTCGGCGTCCGCCGAAAGCACACTGGCTGGAAGGTCGTCGGCCACACCGATACAGCACCGAGGTCCAGCACGCGCTGTGAAGCCCGAAAATCCGCCCGGTGGTCACTGCGCAGCTCCAGTGGTGCATGCGTTTGACCGACCAGTTCACGCCAGCAGTCGAACCGGTCCACCGGGGCCAAGTCCGCACTGCGGAATACTCTTTCGATCAGCATCTCGCGTCCTCCCCGTCTTGCGAGTCCCTGGACGATTTGCCTCTTGCCACTCGATGAGGGCTAGGCGGGAGTACACCACCCACAGATACACATCTGATGAATGCCCTGGCGGAGGCGGCTGCTGGTTTTGTTGATGAAACCTGAGTTCTGGCACAGATCTTGGGAAGTGGTCGCAGAGGGGTCACCGCGGTGTTCGATTACGGGACTCGGTTCGTGTGAGACCGCGACTTCTGAGAATCGTTTGTGACAGCATTCGTGGGCATGGCGGCCCCTCACGAGGCATTTCCGAGTGACGCCGACGTCGTCGAGACGGTGAAGGACACCTACCGGAGCACCAACCCGATGCAGCGGGTGGGGACGTCCGAGGAGGTGTCCGCCGCGGTGGCGTACTTGGCGTTCAGTACGACCTTCTCGACGGGAACCGAGTTCCCTGTCGACGGAGGGCTTCGCAACTCTAGGTGCCCTGACCGCACATAGTCGCCGGGTGTTCAGGCCGCGGTGGCGAGGGGGCGTCCAGCCCAGCGGATGCTCTTCTCGCTGCGGATGCGGGCGCGTTCCTTGCGTTCGGCGGTTCGGCGGCCAGGAGGTCCGGGTGGCGGGCGTTGGCGTTGCGCCAGCGCAGGTAGGTGTGCAGGGCCCGGGTCTGAGCCGTGTGATGGGGGTGGTTCGAGTTGGCGATGATGAATTGCCGCAGCGGTCCGAAGTGGGCCTCGATCCGGTTGGCCCCAGGAGGCATAGGTCGGGGTGAAGCACAGCCCGACCTTGTTCTTCTTCGCCCAGCGGCGGACGTCGGCGCCTTTGTGGGCGGACAGGTTGTCCGTGATCACGCAGAGGGGTGCGCCGTCGGGCCGTGCGGCGCGGATCGACTTCGGCGCGGCCGGCGTGTTCGCGGCACCTTTACGGCGGCGGTTGACGCCTCACAAGGTGTCATCGCCGATCGAGTAGCAGCCGTGAAAGTAGCGCACCCCGTGGGTGCGGTGGTTTGCCGCGGGTGGGCCGGATGCCGAGTGGCCCGAACTCGTCGGACGCGAAATACACGGTCCGGGTAACGCTCCAGTACCTCCTCGATGCGGTCCAGCTTGGCATCCATTGTCTGGCGCGGGGAATCCGACCTGACGGAACGTCAGGATTCAACGAGGAACTCCGACGGCTTGGCCAACGGGTTGCCGCCGCCACGATCCCGCACGTTTTGTGCGGCCCCGGTCCACCGCGCACCGCAGCGAGCAAGCAGCAGACCTGGCGTTCCCTCCTCCGCTTCCAGGCCCACACGCTGCTCTCCTGCGATCGCATGCACATGGAGACCGTCTTCCTCAGACGTCTCCGCGGGGCTGGGGGTTTGGGCGCCCCGGCGAGG contains:
- a CDS encoding helix-turn-helix domain-containing protein, producing MLIERVFRSADLAPVDRFDCWRELVGQTHAPLELRSDHRADFRASQRVLDLGAVSVWPTTFQPVCFRRTPKLIRQSDPEGLHISLPLSGALRAVRGKEEAVYGPDNLCVVDTSRPVDIHGGDDASLHTGIGLEVPKALLPLPRNQLDQAAQLRLSARDGFGSLLAQLLTQLARGTDSYQPSDGPRLGTVVVDLLSALIAHTLDSDNALPPDTHRQALVLRIRAFVQQHLHDPQLTPRSIAAAHHISTSYLHRLFQYEGETIAAWIRHQRLDHARRGLADPALRTTPIHSIAARWGFPRAADFTRAFRAAYGMPPSAYRNQADASVRVDASPSQSRTQR